One window of the Pelobates fuscus isolate aPelFus1 chromosome 12, aPelFus1.pri, whole genome shotgun sequence genome contains the following:
- the ZNF507 gene encoding zinc finger protein 507 isoform X2 — protein sequence MMENKESLAEIMPNIEDKPGRQVLHAVPSQTLASDEKLKLNYPLINMIQKLTAMVNSDKSDKCMEGKKRSYPADSTQSPEVSGACSVPPREGDPVPQISKKSKVSQDGSSSDLNEILQSNRKVINYQCNICKFTSSSFEVLKVHVLSHGQQNEIILMCSDCHLTFKSHDELEQHIKTHCEATSVAPPPLKDHAATDKQTSACSNIPEPGRKKWYAYEEYGLYRCLICRYTCGQQRMLKTHAWKHAGEVDCSYPIFEEENESASLPDFTVAHTPQESESVLSQEVEHEGTVQMLVCDSLQVQESLSLEGVIKEHKVVSQAPAPVTEVIVVEDTLLEADQENMIANSLLSSAHQIINCSPNKKGHVNVIVERLPGSEETTSQKTFLMNSEVVVKRKKILEESQVVSDAPPDLYHADKNAVENEEIVIGWSSTVKNGEFQATNENSPPVRRRTNSECLRLHSLAAEALVTMPIRIIECPKSNLRLFSDPSSIDPDTGQQECNANLVTCPKVDSSDVPKKCNGFSPNLIQEDDKVKNELTEEPIKTGISMSLLKVIEKLKERTDQNASDEDILKELQDNAQSESTSDVSTGNSLVEFLPTSERPYRCRLCHYTSDNKGYIKQHLRVHRQREPYQCPICEHIAENSDDLENHMINHCKTRTYECKHCAESFYYKNQLRTHELEHGSPPDVHSVSVSTEEPQGSNDDTEEKYSTEAKLTPLSCTNAMCATTQVLRM from the exons ATGATGGAAAACAAAGAAAGCTTGGCAGAAATCATGCCAAACATTGAAGATAAACCTGGACGGCAAGTACTCCATGCTGTGCCTAGCCAAACTCTTGCAAGTGACGAGAAGCTTAAACTTAATTACCCTCTTATTAACATGATCCAAAAACTGACTGCCATGGTGAACAGTGACAAATCTGACAAATGTATGGAAGGGAAAAAGCGTTCATACCCTGCTGATTCCACACAGTCGCCTGAAGTCTCGGGGGCCTGTTCTGTGCCACCCAGAGAAGGCGATCCCGTACCCCAAATTTCCAAGAAAAGTAAAGTATCCCAAGACGGTTCCTCAAGTGACTTAAACGAAATTTTACAAAGTAATAGGAAAGTAATAAATTATCAGTGTAACATTTGTAAATTCACATCATCCTCTTTTGAGGTGCTCAAAGTACATGTACTAAGTCACGGACAGCAGAACGAAATCATTCTAATGTGCTCTGACTGTCACCTGACTTTTAAAAGCCATGATGAGTTGGAGCAACATATTAAAACACATTGCGAAGCCACAAGTGTAGCACCTCCACCGCTTAAAGACCACGCGGCAACGGATAAGCAAACATCTGCATGTTCAAACATACCTGAGCCCGGGCGGAAAAAATGGTATGCCTACGAAGAGTATGGCCTATATCGGTGCTTGATTTGTAGGTATACCTGTGGTCAACAGAGGATGTTGAAAACGCATGCATGGAAGCATGCTGGGGAGGTGGACTGCTCTTATCCTATATTTGAAGAGGAGAATGAGTCTGCTAGTCTGCCAGATTTCACTGTGGCACATACCCCCCAGGAAAGTGAATCTGTATTATCCCAAGAGGTGGAACATGAAGGTACTGTTCAGATGCTTGTCTGTGACTCACTTCAGGTGCAGGAATCTTTATCGTTGGAAGGAGTCATAAAAGAACACAAGGTTGTAAGCCAAGCTCCAGCTCCAGTGACTGAAGTAATTGTGGTAGAAGATACTTTATTGGAAGCAGACCAAGAAAATATGATTGCCAATAGCCTGCTCTCCTCTGCACATCAAATAATTAATTGTAGTCCAAACAAGAAAGGCCATGTTAATGTAATTGTGGAGCGTTTGCCTGGTAGTGAAGAGACCACATCACAAAAGACTTTCTTGATGAATTCCGAAGTTGTGGTGAAAAGAAAGAAGATACTCGAAGAATCTCAGGTTGTATCGGATGCTCCTCCTGATTTGTATCACGCCGACAAGAATGCTGTAGAAAATGAAGAGATTGTTATAGGTTGGAGCAGCACAGTTAAAAACGGGGAATTCCAAGCAACAAATGAAAATTCTCCACCTGTACGTCGGAGGACAAACTCCGAATGTTTAAGGCTGCATTCACTGGCTGCCGAAGCCCTTGTGACCATGCCAATCAGAATTATCGAATGTCCCAAATCCAATCTTCGACTTTTCAGTGATCCCAGTTCCATTGACCCTGACACCGGGCAGCAAGAATGCAATGCAAACCTCGTAACGTGCCCTAAAGTAGATTCTTCTGACGTACCCAAAAAATGTAATGGCTTTTCCCCAAATCTTATACAAGAGGACGATAAAGTAAAAAATGAACTGACTGAGGAGCCTATAAAAACTGGTATTAGCATGTCATTGCTAAAAGTCATTGAAAAGTTAAAGGAACGGACAGATCAGAATGCTTCGGATGAGGATATTTTGAAAGAGTTACAAGACAATGCCCAAAGTGAGTCTACAAGTGATGTTAGCACAGGCAATAGCCTTGTGGAGTTTCTGCCTACTTCTGAGCGACCTTACCGATGTCGTTTGTGCCATTACACTAGTGACAATAAAGGGTACATAAAGCAGCACTTGCGTGTCCACCGCCAGAGAGAGCCCTATCAGTGCCCAATTTGTGAACACATTGCTGAGAATAGTGATGATTTGGAGAACCATATGATCAACCATTGCAAAACAAGAACTTATGAATGCAAACATTGTGCAGAATCCTTTTACTATAAG AACCAGTTAAGAACTCATGAATTGGAACATGGCAGTCCTCCAGATGTCCATTCTGTATCTGTGTCTACCGAAGAACCACAAGGCAGCAACGATGATACTGAAGAGAAATACTCCACAGAAG CAAAGTTAACGCCCCTAAGCTGTACAAATGCGATGTGTGCAACTACACAAGTTCTACGTATGTAG